From the Dryobates pubescens isolate bDryPub1 chromosome 29, bDryPub1.pri, whole genome shotgun sequence genome, one window contains:
- the FUBP3 gene encoding far upstream element-binding protein 3 isoform X3, with amino-acid sequence MAELAQGQSAAPVGIKPEGFVDALHRVRQIAAKIGDIPHLNNSATLVDPSVYGYGVQKRPLEDGGLRVGGLHGAQLRDTDRIGNQLGALVHQRAVITEEFKVPDKMVGFIIGRGGEQISRIQAESGCKIQIAPDSGGMPERPCVLTGTPESIDQAKRLLGQIVDRCRNGPGFHNDLDGNSTVQELLIPAAKVGLVIGKGGETIKQLQERTGVKMIMIQDGPLPTGADKPLRITGDAFKVQQAREMVLEIIREKEQADFRGVRSDFSARMGGGSIEVSVPRFAVGIVIGRNGEMIKKIQNDAGVRIQFKPDDGISSERVAQVMGLPDRCQHAAHIISELILTAQERDGFGSLAVARGRGRGRGDWSVGAPGGVQEITYTVPADKCGLVIGKGGENIKSINQQSGAHVELQRNPPPNTDPGVRIFTIRGIPQQIELARHLIDEKVGGTSMGGPGGFGQSPFSQAPATPHQNGPQAFMPQGWGSTYQTWQQPGQQVPGHAASAASQASSQPDYTMAWAEYYRQQAAYYGQTLGQAQAHSQEQ; translated from the exons ATGGCGGAGCTGGCGCAGGGGCAGAGCGCAGCGCCCGTGGGGATCAAGCCCGAGGGGTTTGTCGACGCTCTGCACCGGGTCCGGCAG ATTGCTGCTAAGATTGGAGATATTCCTCACCTGAATAACTCTGCCACACTTGTGGACCCCTCAGTCTATGGCTATGGAGTGCAGAAACGGCCCCTGGAGGATGGag GTCTCCGTGTAGGTGGGCTCCATGGAGCACAGCTGAGAGACACAGACAGAA TAGGTAACCAGTTAGGGGCCCTGGTACATCAAAG ggcTGTCATAACAGAAGAGTTCAAAGTGCCTGATAAAATGGTTGGATTTA TCATCggcaggggaggagagcagaTCTCAAGGATTCAGGCAGAGTCTGGCTGCAAAATACAAATTGCTCCAG ACAGCGGCGGGATGCCCGAGCGGCCCTGCGTGCTCACCGGGACGCCAGAGAGCATTGA ccaagccaagcggctgctggggcagatTGTAGATCGCTGCCGGAACGGACCTGGCTTCCACAACGACCTGGATGGCAacagcacagtgcaggagctcTTGATCCCCGCCGCCAAAGTGGGGCTGGTCATCGGCAAAGGAGGTGAAACAATTAAGCAGCTGCAG GAGCGAACAGGGGTGAAAATGATCATGATCCAGGATGGTCCTTTGCCTACTGGAGCAGACAAACCTCTGCGCATCACTGGCGATGCCTTTAAAGTGCAG CAAGCGAGGGAAATGGTTCTGGAGATCATCCGAGAGAAAGAGCAGGCAGACTTCCGAGGCGTACGCAGTGATTTCAGTGCTAGGATGGGAGGAGGCAGCATAGAG GTCTCTGTGCCCAGGTTTGCTGTTGGAATTGTGATAGGAAGAAATGGAGAAATGATCAAAAAGATTCAGAATGATGCTGGAGTTAGGATTCAATTTAAACCAG ACGATGGGATCAGCTCGGAGCGAGTGGCACAGGTCATGGGGCTCCCAGATCGGTGTCAGCACGCAGCACACATCATCAGTGAGCTCATCCTCACGGCACAG GAACGAGATGGCTTCGGGAGCTTGGCTGTGGCCCGAGGCAGAGGCCGTGGCCGTGGGGACTGGAGCGTCGGAGCCCCTGGGGGCGTGCAGGAGATCACCTACACGGTGCCAGCTGATAAGTGTGGCCTGGTCATAGGCAAAG gggGGGAGAACATCAAGAGCATAAACCAGCAGTCAGGAGCCCACgtggagctgcagaggaatCCTCCTCCCAACACAGACCCTGGGGTTCGAATATTCACCATCAgaggcatcccccagcagattGAGCTTGCCAGGCACCTCATAGATGAGAAAGTTGGT GGTACCAGCATGGGTGGACCTGGAGGATTTGGTCAGAGTCCATTCAGCCAAGCACCTGCCACACCTCATCAAAA CGGTCCCCAGGCCTTCATGCCCCAGGGTTGGGGCAGCACCTACCAGacgtggcagcagcctggccagcaagTCCCAG gtcaCGCTGCCAGCGCTGCCTCCCAGGCCAGTTCCCAGCCCGACTACACCATGGCCTGGGCAGAGTATTACAGACAGCAGGCTGCCTACTATGGGCAGACCCTGGGGCAGGCTCAGGCCCACAGCCAG gagcAGTAG
- the FUBP3 gene encoding far upstream element-binding protein 3 isoform X2, with protein sequence MAELAQGQSAAPVGIKPEGFVDALHRVRQIAAKIGDIPHLNNSATLVDPSVYGYGVQKRPLEDGVGNQLGALVHQRAVITEEFKVPDKMVGFIIGRGGEQISRIQAESGCKIQIAPDSGGMPERPCVLTGTPESIDQAKRLLGQIVDRCRNGPGFHNDLDGNSTVQELLIPAAKVGLVIGKGGETIKQLQERTGVKMIMIQDGPLPTGADKPLRITGDAFKVQQAREMVLEIIREKEQADFRGVRSDFSARMGGGSIEVSVPRFAVGIVIGRNGEMIKKIQNDAGVRIQFKPDDGISSERVAQVMGLPDRCQHAAHIISELILTAQERDGFGSLAVARGRGRGRGDWSVGAPGGVQEITYTVPADKCGLVIGKGGENIKSINQQSGAHVELQRNPPPNTDPGVRIFTIRGIPQQIELARHLIDEKVGGTSMGGPGGFGQSPFSQAPATPHQNGPQAFMPQGWGSTYQTWQQPGQQVPGK encoded by the exons ATGGCGGAGCTGGCGCAGGGGCAGAGCGCAGCGCCCGTGGGGATCAAGCCCGAGGGGTTTGTCGACGCTCTGCACCGGGTCCGGCAG ATTGCTGCTAAGATTGGAGATATTCCTCACCTGAATAACTCTGCCACACTTGTGGACCCCTCAGTCTATGGCTATGGAGTGCAGAAACGGCCCCTGGAGGATGGag TAGGTAACCAGTTAGGGGCCCTGGTACATCAAAG ggcTGTCATAACAGAAGAGTTCAAAGTGCCTGATAAAATGGTTGGATTTA TCATCggcaggggaggagagcagaTCTCAAGGATTCAGGCAGAGTCTGGCTGCAAAATACAAATTGCTCCAG ACAGCGGCGGGATGCCCGAGCGGCCCTGCGTGCTCACCGGGACGCCAGAGAGCATTGA ccaagccaagcggctgctggggcagatTGTAGATCGCTGCCGGAACGGACCTGGCTTCCACAACGACCTGGATGGCAacagcacagtgcaggagctcTTGATCCCCGCCGCCAAAGTGGGGCTGGTCATCGGCAAAGGAGGTGAAACAATTAAGCAGCTGCAG GAGCGAACAGGGGTGAAAATGATCATGATCCAGGATGGTCCTTTGCCTACTGGAGCAGACAAACCTCTGCGCATCACTGGCGATGCCTTTAAAGTGCAG CAAGCGAGGGAAATGGTTCTGGAGATCATCCGAGAGAAAGAGCAGGCAGACTTCCGAGGCGTACGCAGTGATTTCAGTGCTAGGATGGGAGGAGGCAGCATAGAG GTCTCTGTGCCCAGGTTTGCTGTTGGAATTGTGATAGGAAGAAATGGAGAAATGATCAAAAAGATTCAGAATGATGCTGGAGTTAGGATTCAATTTAAACCAG ACGATGGGATCAGCTCGGAGCGAGTGGCACAGGTCATGGGGCTCCCAGATCGGTGTCAGCACGCAGCACACATCATCAGTGAGCTCATCCTCACGGCACAG GAACGAGATGGCTTCGGGAGCTTGGCTGTGGCCCGAGGCAGAGGCCGTGGCCGTGGGGACTGGAGCGTCGGAGCCCCTGGGGGCGTGCAGGAGATCACCTACACGGTGCCAGCTGATAAGTGTGGCCTGGTCATAGGCAAAG gggGGGAGAACATCAAGAGCATAAACCAGCAGTCAGGAGCCCACgtggagctgcagaggaatCCTCCTCCCAACACAGACCCTGGGGTTCGAATATTCACCATCAgaggcatcccccagcagattGAGCTTGCCAGGCACCTCATAGATGAGAAAGTTGGT GGTACCAGCATGGGTGGACCTGGAGGATTTGGTCAGAGTCCATTCAGCCAAGCACCTGCCACACCTCATCAAAA CGGTCCCCAGGCCTTCATGCCCCAGGGTTGGGGCAGCACCTACCAGacgtggcagcagcctggccagcaagTCCCAGGTAAGTGA
- the FUBP3 gene encoding far upstream element-binding protein 3 isoform X1, with protein MAELAQGQSAAPVGIKPEGFVDALHRVRQIAAKIGDIPHLNNSATLVDPSVYGYGVQKRPLEDGGLRVGGLHGAQLRDTDRSNQLGALVHQRAVITEEFKVPDKMVGFIIGRGGEQISRIQAESGCKIQIAPDSGGMPERPCVLTGTPESIDQAKRLLGQIVDRCRNGPGFHNDLDGNSTVQELLIPAAKVGLVIGKGGETIKQLQERTGVKMIMIQDGPLPTGADKPLRITGDAFKVQQAREMVLEIIREKEQADFRGVRSDFSARMGGGSIEVSVPRFAVGIVIGRNGEMIKKIQNDAGVRIQFKPDDGISSERVAQVMGLPDRCQHAAHIISELILTAQERDGFGSLAVARGRGRGRGDWSVGAPGGVQEITYTVPADKCGLVIGKGGENIKSINQQSGAHVELQRNPPPNTDPGVRIFTIRGIPQQIELARHLIDEKVGGTSMGGPGGFGQSPFSQAPATPHQNGPQAFMPQGWGSTYQTWQQPGQQVPGK; from the exons ATGGCGGAGCTGGCGCAGGGGCAGAGCGCAGCGCCCGTGGGGATCAAGCCCGAGGGGTTTGTCGACGCTCTGCACCGGGTCCGGCAG ATTGCTGCTAAGATTGGAGATATTCCTCACCTGAATAACTCTGCCACACTTGTGGACCCCTCAGTCTATGGCTATGGAGTGCAGAAACGGCCCCTGGAGGATGGag GTCTCCGTGTAGGTGGGCTCCATGGAGCACAGCTGAGAGACACAGACAGAA GTAACCAGTTAGGGGCCCTGGTACATCAAAG ggcTGTCATAACAGAAGAGTTCAAAGTGCCTGATAAAATGGTTGGATTTA TCATCggcaggggaggagagcagaTCTCAAGGATTCAGGCAGAGTCTGGCTGCAAAATACAAATTGCTCCAG ACAGCGGCGGGATGCCCGAGCGGCCCTGCGTGCTCACCGGGACGCCAGAGAGCATTGA ccaagccaagcggctgctggggcagatTGTAGATCGCTGCCGGAACGGACCTGGCTTCCACAACGACCTGGATGGCAacagcacagtgcaggagctcTTGATCCCCGCCGCCAAAGTGGGGCTGGTCATCGGCAAAGGAGGTGAAACAATTAAGCAGCTGCAG GAGCGAACAGGGGTGAAAATGATCATGATCCAGGATGGTCCTTTGCCTACTGGAGCAGACAAACCTCTGCGCATCACTGGCGATGCCTTTAAAGTGCAG CAAGCGAGGGAAATGGTTCTGGAGATCATCCGAGAGAAAGAGCAGGCAGACTTCCGAGGCGTACGCAGTGATTTCAGTGCTAGGATGGGAGGAGGCAGCATAGAG GTCTCTGTGCCCAGGTTTGCTGTTGGAATTGTGATAGGAAGAAATGGAGAAATGATCAAAAAGATTCAGAATGATGCTGGAGTTAGGATTCAATTTAAACCAG ACGATGGGATCAGCTCGGAGCGAGTGGCACAGGTCATGGGGCTCCCAGATCGGTGTCAGCACGCAGCACACATCATCAGTGAGCTCATCCTCACGGCACAG GAACGAGATGGCTTCGGGAGCTTGGCTGTGGCCCGAGGCAGAGGCCGTGGCCGTGGGGACTGGAGCGTCGGAGCCCCTGGGGGCGTGCAGGAGATCACCTACACGGTGCCAGCTGATAAGTGTGGCCTGGTCATAGGCAAAG gggGGGAGAACATCAAGAGCATAAACCAGCAGTCAGGAGCCCACgtggagctgcagaggaatCCTCCTCCCAACACAGACCCTGGGGTTCGAATATTCACCATCAgaggcatcccccagcagattGAGCTTGCCAGGCACCTCATAGATGAGAAAGTTGGT GGTACCAGCATGGGTGGACCTGGAGGATTTGGTCAGAGTCCATTCAGCCAAGCACCTGCCACACCTCATCAAAA CGGTCCCCAGGCCTTCATGCCCCAGGGTTGGGGCAGCACCTACCAGacgtggcagcagcctggccagcaagTCCCAGGTAAGTGA